The proteins below are encoded in one region of Parus major isolate Abel chromosome 7, Parus_major1.1, whole genome shotgun sequence:
- the WIPF1 gene encoding WAS/WASL-interacting protein family member 1 codes for MPVPPPPAPPPPPTLALANTEKPSLSRSEQAGRNALLSDITKGKKLKKTVTNDRSAPILDKPKGSGGGGFGGGGSGGGFGGGGGGGFTGGGPPGLGGLFQAGMPKLRCTANRDAGKKDLKFSGPLPPPPGERPPPPVRDPPGRSGPLPPPPPISRNGSTSRALPTTPQLPSRAGLDSQRGGPRPPLPPDRPGSAAPPPPPPPSAAVRNGFQDPGDDEWESRFSFHPISDLPPPEPYVPMNRSYPSKLARNDSRGGSVRKERGAPPLPPIPR; via the exons ATGCCTGTGCCTCCCCCTCCAgctccccctccacccccaaCACTGGCCTTG gcGAATACTGAAAAGCCATCCCTAAGCAGGTCAGAACAAGCAGGGCGAAATGCTCTATTATCTGATattaccaaaggaaaaaagctcaAGAAGACTGTTACTAATGACAGAAGTGCTCCAATTCTAGACA AACCCAAAGGATCTGGTGGAGGTGGCTTtggaggaggtggcagtggcGGGGGTTTTGGTGGTGGCGGTGGTGGCGGCTTCACTGGCGGTGGACCACCTGGCCTTGGAGGCCTTTTTCAAGCAGGAATGCCGAAGCTCAGATGTACTGCAAATCGAGATGCTGGTAAGAAAGACCttaaattttca GGACCGCTGCCCCCGCCGCCCGGCGAGAGGCCGCCGCCGCCCGTCAGAGACCCGCCCGGCCGCTCAG GCCCGCTCCCACCACCTCCTCCCATCAGCAGGAACGGAAGCACCTCGAGGGCTTTGCCCACTACTCCCCAGCTGCCTTCCCgggcagggctggacagccAGAGAGGTGGACCGCGACCTCCGCTTCCCCCCGACCGGCCGGGCTCGGCAGCGCCACCGCCACCACCGCCACCTTCAGCGGCTGTCAGAAACGGCTTCCAGGATCCAGGTGATG atgaatgggaaagcagattttcttttcatccaaTATCTGATTTGCCACCTCCAGAGCCGTATGTACCCATGAACAGAAGTTATCCAAGTAAACTAGCAAGAAATGACAGTAGAG gTGGGTCTGTCCGAAAAGAAAGAGGTGCCCCCCCACTCCCACCTATACCAAGGTGA